In Hyalangium gracile, the genomic stretch AGCCCGGCCGCCCCCAGCTTCTCGATGACGTCCTTCCCCTCGCCGGGCATGGGAGAGGAGTGGACGATGACGAGGTACTTGCTGGCGAAGTCCGCCTCGAGCGACGCGGCGGAGTCCTTCGAGCCGGAGGCCGAGGGAGACGTGGCGGAGGCCGGGGTAGCAGCGGGAGCGGAGGCCGAGCCGCCACACCCCTTCATCGAGCCACAGCCCGCCAGCAGAACGAGCACCAGGAAGGAGACCAGGGAGCGCATGACCCCGGCTGCTTACCACGAGCCCCCTACCCTCCTGTGCCGGGTAGCCGACGGTTGCCCCGGGGGCAGGCACGCACGCGGTGTCGGGCTCGGTCGCGGCAGCCACCTCCGTGCTTGATTCGCGAGTCAACCTTGTTAGGTTTGGAGCCAGTCCTTGCCGCATCGCGGCAATGAGCCACCCGTCTCCCCGGCTTCCGAGCGCCCCGAGCCCCCATGAGCCCCATCATCACAGGCCTGCTCATCGCTGTCGCAATCTCCTTCTTCGTCATGACCATGGCAGGCCGCGTCGGCGCCCTGCTCGCGATGAAAGGGGAGCACCGGCTGGACAACATCCCCTTCCGCGTGAAGCAGCTGCTGCGCTTCGGCCTCGGGCAGCAGCGCATGGTGGATCCGGAGGAGTTCACTCCGGGCCTGATGCACGTCTTCATCTTCGCGGCGTTCCTGGTGCTGCAGCTGCGCAGCATCTCGCTGTTCGCGATGGGCTTCAGCGAGACGGCGCTGGAGGTGCTCACGGACCTGGGGCACCCGTTCTGGCTGAACAACCCGGCGGTGCTCCACATCTACCGGGGCTACCTGCTGGTGAAGGACGTGGTGGCCACGCTGGCGGTGCTGGGCGTGCTGTACTTCGCCTTCCTGCGCGCCAAGGTGAAGCCGGACCGCATGACGCCCTCGTGGGAGGCCTACCTCATCCTGGGCTTCATCGGCGGGCTGATGGTGACGGAGTTCGCCTTCGGCGGCAGCCACATGGTGGAGCAGAACGGCAGCTTCGTGTGGTGGGAACCGACCACCAGCCTGGTGGGCCTGGGGATGATGGCGCTGGGCACCACGGGCGCGCACGTGGTGGGGCTGGCCGGCTTCTGGCTGCACCTGACCATCATCCTGGTGTTCCTGAACTTCCTGCCCCACGGCAAGCACTTCCACATCATCACCGGCCTGCCCAACGTCTTCTTCCAGCGCACCCGCGCCAGCGGCAAGCTGGGCACGCCGAACCTCGAGAAGGAGGAGTTCGGCACCGCGACGGTGAAGGACCTGACGTGGAAGCAGGGCATGGACCTGTACTCGTGCACCGAGTGCGGCCGCTGCCAGACGCACTGCCCCACGTACATCACCGGCAAGCCGCTGACGCACAAGGGCGTGAACCAGGACCTGAAGCACTGGCTCTGGAACAACCAGCAGTGGGTGGAGGAGGGCTACGGCCCCAGCGGCGTGAAGGAGCCGCTGCCTGAAATCATCGGCACGGCGCTCAAGGCCGAGACGGTGTGGGCGTGCACCAGCTGCGGCTGGTGCGAGCAGGCCTGCCCGGTGTTCATCGAGAACATCCCGCGCCTCATCGACATGCGCCGCTACCAGGTGCAGGTGAAGGCGGAGTTCCCGCAGGAGATCCAGCGCGTCTTCGAGGGCATCGAGCGTCAGGGCAACCCGTGGGGCATCGGGCAGGACCGGCGTGACGAGTGGGCCGAGGACCTGCACCTGCCCACGTGGGGTGATGGCGGCGGCCCGTACGAGTACCTGTTCTTCGTGGGCTGCGCGGGCAGCTACGACGACAAGCAGAAGAAGGTGAGCCGGGCGCTGGTGAAGATCATGCGCGAGGCGGGCGTGAGCTTCGCCACGCTGTCCAAGCAGGAGATGTGCAACGGCGAGACGGCGCGCCGCATGGGCAACGAGTACCTGTACCAGACGATGGCGAAGATGAACGTGGAGGCGTGGAACGGGCTGGGGGTGAAGGCGGTGATTACCCAGTGCCCGCACTGCTTCAACACCATCAAGAACGAGTACCCGGAGTTCGGCGGCGAGTACCGCGTCATCAGCCACACGGAGCTCATCAACGAGCTGCTCAAGGACAAGCGCATCAAGCTGTCCGCGGTGATGAACTCGAAGCTGACGTACCACGACCCCTGCTACCTGGGCCGGCACAACGGGGTGTACGACGCGCCGCGCGAGGTGCTCAAGGCCATCCCGGGGCTGGAAGTCGTCGAGATGCAGCGCAGCAAGCGCGAGGGCTTCTGCTGCGGCGCGGGTGGCGGGCGGATGTGGATGGAGGAGCACATCGGCACGCGCATCAACCACAACCGCATCAACGAGGCGGCGCTGACGCTCCAGCACGCGGCCCAGCCGAGCACGCCCTACCCGGACGCAGCGGACAAGAAGAAGCCGGGCCAGGTGGGCGACTACAAGGAGAAGGGCGGCTCGGGCGTGGTGGCGGTGGCCTGCCCGTTCTGCTCGACGATGCTGCGCGACGCGGTGAACGACACGGGCCGCGAGGAGAACATCAAGGTGAAGGACATCACCGAGCTGGTGGCCGACGCGCTGGAGACGAAGTCCGGCCCGGCCACGGTGACGCCCGGCACGACGGTGAGCGCCAAGCCCGAGTAAGGAGGCCTCGGGCCCTTCGGCGCTCCGGAGGCCCGAGCTACTTCTGCTCCTCCTCGGTGACGCGGGCCTCGATGGTGGAGGCCGCCTGGGCGTCCACCATCTGGAGCAGCTTCCACTCCAGCTCCCCGTCGCGGCTGAAGCTGCGCGTCAGCTGCGCCGGCGAGCGGGTGAGGGGCGTGTGGTCCGCCGAGGTGTTCAGGAACTGGTTCATCTTGATGGGGTCCTCGGCGCCCGCCAGGATGTCGCCCTCCGCGGCCACCGTCAGGCTGTCGGTGAACGAGTTGTCATGCGCCGTCATCGGCCCCTTGTTGCCGGTGAAGATGGTCTGCCGGAAGATGCGCACGGTGCTGAAGCCGCCCTGCAGGCGGTAGCCCTCGACATAGAGCCGGGAGGCGGAGCTGACCACGCGCGAGGCCATGGTGTCGTTGCGCCACTCGGTGATGAGGACGAACTCCTGATCTCCCTTGCGGTGCCCGTAGCCCTGCGCCGCCACGAGCCTCACCACCTCGGGCCAGACCTGCTCGATGGGCTGCTTGTACATGTGCTGGTGGGCATGCTCGTACAGCGCCTCGCGATGACGCGCCGAGGCACAGCCGGTCAACGCCATCAGCAAGCCCAGGGACAGACACCAACGAACGACACGGGGATTCATCGCGGCTCCTCCGGAGACTCCGGTTCAGGGGCCTGCCTGCCAGCTCCGTGACGATGGAGCCCGCCTGCCCCCAGCAAGAGGAGAACGCGCGGCCTGGGCGCGCATATCGCCCAGGCCTGGGAGCCCGCCTACTTGCGCCCCTTCTCCGAGCGCAGCAGCCGCGCCAGCCGCTTCGTCGGCCCGTCATCGCCCAGCTTGCTGGCCACGTACGCGCCGGC encodes the following:
- a CDS encoding (Fe-S)-binding protein, with amino-acid sequence MSPIITGLLIAVAISFFVMTMAGRVGALLAMKGEHRLDNIPFRVKQLLRFGLGQQRMVDPEEFTPGLMHVFIFAAFLVLQLRSISLFAMGFSETALEVLTDLGHPFWLNNPAVLHIYRGYLLVKDVVATLAVLGVLYFAFLRAKVKPDRMTPSWEAYLILGFIGGLMVTEFAFGGSHMVEQNGSFVWWEPTTSLVGLGMMALGTTGAHVVGLAGFWLHLTIILVFLNFLPHGKHFHIITGLPNVFFQRTRASGKLGTPNLEKEEFGTATVKDLTWKQGMDLYSCTECGRCQTHCPTYITGKPLTHKGVNQDLKHWLWNNQQWVEEGYGPSGVKEPLPEIIGTALKAETVWACTSCGWCEQACPVFIENIPRLIDMRRYQVQVKAEFPQEIQRVFEGIERQGNPWGIGQDRRDEWAEDLHLPTWGDGGGPYEYLFFVGCAGSYDDKQKKVSRALVKIMREAGVSFATLSKQEMCNGETARRMGNEYLYQTMAKMNVEAWNGLGVKAVITQCPHCFNTIKNEYPEFGGEYRVISHTELINELLKDKRIKLSAVMNSKLTYHDPCYLGRHNGVYDAPREVLKAIPGLEVVEMQRSKREGFCCGAGGGRMWMEEHIGTRINHNRINEAALTLQHAAQPSTPYPDAADKKKPGQVGDYKEKGGSGVVAVACPFCSTMLRDAVNDTGREENIKVKDITELVADALETKSGPATVTPGTTVSAKPE